In Papaver somniferum cultivar HN1 chromosome 1, ASM357369v1, whole genome shotgun sequence, a genomic segment contains:
- the LOC113318395 gene encoding uncharacterized protein LOC113318395: MKATPPKPSDAEDENKSDEGDDKILNEMEELTYAMERKKKCAKKLVAKRQAKIDASEDDYVDDELCSQQRKRSKKAFDEKKLYKGDDAVELDHDSDREMAPSEANPVVISLQEEEAQTQEQVTRQWFSQDIFAEAAKYENIWGEMESENEMEVDRNKNMSVHSNNSELPKTQRLHRLKLKRSGLL; this comes from the exons ATG AAGGCTACTCCTCCTAAACCTAGTGACGCGGAGGATGAAAATAAGAGTGATGAAGGTGATGATAAGATACTCAATGAAATGGAGGAGCTGACGTACGCTATGGAACGCAAGAAGAAATGTGCAAAGAAACTTGTTGCGAAAAGACAAGCTAAG ATAGATGCATCGGAAGATGATTATGTTGACGACGAGTTGTGTTCTCAGCAGCGAAAGCGTTCTAAGAAGGCATTCGATGAAAAGAAGCTGTATAAG GGTGACGATGCTGTTGAATTAGATCATGATTCTGACAGAGAAATGGCTCCTAGTGAAGCGAATCCCGTAGTGATCTCTCTTCAAGAGGAGGAAGCACAAACACAAGAACAGGTTACACGGCAGTGGTTTAGTCAGGATATCTTTGCTGAAGCCGCAAAATATGAAAACATATGGGGGGAAATGGAGAGTGAAAATGAAATGGAAGTAGACAGAAACAAGAATATGTCAGTGCATTCCAACAATTCCGAGCTCCCTAAAACCCAAAGGTTGCACAGGCTAAAGCTCAAAAGAAGCGGGTTGCTTTGA